Proteins encoded by one window of Lathyrus oleraceus cultivar Zhongwan6 chromosome 1, CAAS_Psat_ZW6_1.0, whole genome shotgun sequence:
- the LOC127129719 gene encoding 50S ribosomal protein L6, chloroplastic: MASSITSSFQISNLKSVFVGDRGRLRVSSAPATHVGFSRKIIECKDSRIGKQPIPVPSNVTIKLEGQDIQVKGPLGELSLTYPREVKVERQEDGILKVSKAFETRRANQMHGLFRTLTDNLVVGVSKGFEKKLQLIGVGYRAMVEGNDVVLNLGFSHPVRMTIPNGLKVKVDENTRITVSGYNKSDIGQFAASIRKWRPPEPYKGKGIKYEDEVVRRKEGKAGKKK, from the exons ATGGCTTCTTCCATTACCTCTTCTTTTCAAATCAG CAATTTGAAGTCTGTTTTTGTCGGCGACAGAGGTAGGCTAAGAGTTTCAAGTGCTCCTGCTACTCATGTTGGTTTCTCTAGAAAGATCATAGAATGTAAGGATTCAAGAATTGGGAAACAACCAATTCCTGTTCCATCCAATGTTACAATCAAATTGGAAGGGCAGGATATACAAGTGAAAGGTCCTTTAGGGGAACTTTCGTTAACTTATCCTCGAGAAGTTAAGGTTGAGAGGCAAGAGGATGGGATTTTAAAGGTCAGTAAGGCATTCGAAACCAGAAGGGCGAACCAAATGCACGGGCTTTTCAG GACACTTACAGACAACCTGGTGGTTGGAGTATCTAAAGGTTTTGAAAAAAAACTTCAACTTATCGGTGTCGGTTATCGTGCTATGGTAGAAGGTAATGACGTAGTGTTGAATCTTGGATTTTCTCATCCGGTTAGAATGACAATCCCTAATGGTCTAAAAGTGAAGGTGGACGAAAACACCAGAATCACAGTTAGTGGATATAACAAGTCGGATATTGGTCAATTTGCGGCTTCGATTAGAAAATGGAGACCCCCGGAACCGTACAAAGGTAAGGGTATCAAATATGAAGATGAAGTTGTAAGGAGAAAGGAAGGAAAGGCAGGGAAGAAGAAGTGA